The proteins below come from a single Arthrobacter sp. zg-Y1171 genomic window:
- a CDS encoding undecaprenyl-diphosphate phosphatase, whose amino-acid sequence MNWFEAIFLGLIQGLTEFLPISSSAHLRIVGELLPGAQDPGAAFTAITQLGTETAVAVYFWKDIVRIIKSWFGSLFGRVPRNDPDARMGWLIIIGTIPIVVLGLLFQDQIESTFRSLWIVATMLIVFGIILAVADTVGRQQRKLDQLTYRHGILYGFAQALALIPGVSRSGGTITAGLLMGYTREAAARYAFLLAIPAVFGSGLFQLVKSLDEPMPYTALQTGAATVVAFVVGFIIIGWFLRYVSTRSYRLFVWYRILLGICIYLLLGFGVLTA is encoded by the coding sequence GTGAATTGGTTTGAAGCGATCTTCCTTGGCCTGATCCAGGGCCTGACAGAGTTCCTCCCCATCTCCTCCAGCGCTCACCTGCGCATAGTGGGGGAGTTGCTGCCCGGAGCCCAGGACCCGGGAGCGGCCTTTACCGCCATTACCCAGCTCGGCACGGAAACCGCCGTCGCGGTGTATTTCTGGAAGGACATTGTCCGGATCATCAAGTCCTGGTTCGGCTCCCTGTTCGGCCGGGTACCGCGCAATGATCCGGATGCCCGCATGGGCTGGCTGATCATCATCGGCACCATCCCCATCGTGGTCCTGGGCCTGCTCTTCCAGGACCAGATCGAAAGCACCTTCCGCAGTCTCTGGATCGTCGCCACCATGCTGATTGTCTTCGGCATCATCCTGGCGGTGGCTGATACGGTCGGCCGCCAGCAGCGCAAACTGGACCAGCTCACCTATCGGCACGGCATCCTCTACGGCTTCGCCCAGGCCCTGGCGCTGATTCCCGGCGTTTCCCGGTCAGGCGGCACCATTACCGCGGGGCTGCTCATGGGCTACACCCGCGAGGCCGCCGCCCGGTATGCCTTCCTGCTGGCCATTCCCGCAGTGTTCGGCAGCGGGCTGTTCCAGCTGGTCAAGTCGCTGGACGAGCCCATGCCCTACACCGCCCTGCAGACCGGCGCCGCTACGGTGGTCGCCTTCGTTGTGGGCTTCATCATCATCGGCTGGTTCCTGCGTTACGTCTCCACCCGCAGCTACCGCCTCTTTGTCTGGTACCGCATCCTTCTCGGCATCTGCATCTACCTCCTGCTGGGCTTCGGCGTCCTTACCGCCTAG
- the mshC gene encoding cysteine--1-D-myo-inosityl 2-amino-2-deoxy-alpha-D-glucopyranoside ligase: protein MIAWKSSSLPSLPGKSDDVRLYDTAAQARVTVRPGGEASMYVCGITPYDATHMGHASTYVAFDLLNRQWRDAGHTVRYVQNVTDVDDPLLERATATGADWRELAQEQTQLFRDDMEALNVLAPDHYIGAVEAVEWIVPVVEDLMDRGLAYRVSGSGAEPDGDLYFDVEAASRLAEGDPDAWWLGQVSHLTREQMLPVFAERGGDPERPGKRNALDPLLWRMARTGEPSWDGGRLGTGRPGWHIECSVIAQRFLPRPFTVQAGGSDLVFPHHEMSAGHAFACEGTPLASHYAHAGMVGLDGQKMSKSLGNLVLVSRLRAEGVEPAAIRLVLLSHHYRTDWFWTSDQLRGAEERLVAWRKALQSTNADDAAALLEQIRAALADDLDAPAALQAVDAWAAAAVRSETAGSQAGAELVCASLNALLGLQL from the coding sequence GTGATTGCCTGGAAATCTTCCTCCCTGCCCTCCCTGCCCGGAAAGTCGGACGACGTCCGGCTTTATGACACGGCCGCACAGGCCCGGGTGACCGTGCGTCCCGGCGGCGAAGCGAGCATGTACGTCTGCGGAATCACTCCGTACGACGCCACGCACATGGGCCACGCCTCCACCTACGTGGCGTTCGACCTGCTCAACCGCCAGTGGCGCGACGCCGGGCACACCGTCCGGTACGTCCAGAACGTCACCGACGTCGATGATCCGCTGCTCGAGCGCGCCACCGCCACCGGTGCGGACTGGCGGGAGCTCGCACAGGAACAGACGCAGCTTTTCCGTGACGACATGGAGGCCTTGAACGTCCTGGCACCGGACCACTACATCGGTGCCGTAGAAGCCGTGGAGTGGATCGTGCCGGTGGTGGAGGACCTGATGGACCGCGGCCTGGCCTACCGGGTTTCCGGCAGCGGCGCAGAGCCCGACGGCGACCTGTACTTCGACGTGGAGGCCGCTTCCCGCCTGGCCGAAGGCGATCCGGATGCCTGGTGGCTGGGACAGGTTTCGCACCTGACCCGGGAACAGATGCTTCCGGTCTTCGCAGAGCGCGGGGGAGACCCGGAGCGTCCCGGCAAGCGGAACGCCCTGGACCCGCTGCTGTGGCGCATGGCCCGTACCGGCGAACCGTCCTGGGACGGCGGCCGGCTCGGTACCGGACGTCCGGGCTGGCACATTGAGTGCTCCGTCATCGCCCAGCGTTTCCTGCCCCGTCCGTTCACTGTGCAGGCCGGCGGCTCGGACCTGGTCTTCCCGCACCACGAAATGAGTGCCGGACACGCCTTTGCCTGCGAGGGCACACCGCTGGCCTCGCACTACGCCCATGCCGGCATGGTGGGGCTGGACGGGCAGAAAATGAGCAAGTCCCTGGGCAACCTGGTCTTGGTTTCCCGGCTGCGTGCCGAGGGAGTGGAGCCGGCCGCCATCCGCCTGGTGCTGCTCTCCCACCACTACCGCACGGATTGGTTCTGGACCTCCGACCAGCTGCGCGGCGCCGAGGAACGCCTGGTGGCGTGGCGGAAGGCCCTGCAGTCCACCAATGCCGACGACGCCGCCGCGCTCCTGGAGCAGATCCGCGCCGCGCTGGCCGATGACCTGGATGCCCCGGCCGCGTTGCAGGCCGTCGACGCCTGGGCTGCTGCCGCAGTCCGCAGCGAAACGGCGGGAAGCCAGGCGGGCGCCGAACTTGTCTGCGCCTCGCTGAATGCCCTGCTCGGACTCCAGCTCTAG
- a CDS encoding PAC2 family protein, which yields MSNTEGFEATGLQDFFGDGTSSERVTVMLAAFEGWNDAGEAASDALKFLSRHWDSEKIASIDADEYYDFQFTRPSLKRTASGGHRIKWPTTRISRAEVPDSNLDIIFVTGVEPSYKWRAYTAELIALAKELDVDCIVLAGALLADVPHSRPIPVSASCEEPDLQESLSLEPSTYEGPIGIVGVVSEMAGLADIPSISLWAAVPHYVGQAPSPKAQLALLNRIEELLQAPLDTHLLTEEAEAWERGVDELATEDPEVAAYVRQLEEAKDTAELPEASGESIAREFERYLKRRRRD from the coding sequence GTGAGCAATACCGAAGGCTTTGAAGCCACAGGCCTCCAGGACTTTTTTGGCGACGGGACGTCCTCCGAACGCGTCACGGTGATGCTGGCCGCGTTCGAAGGTTGGAACGATGCAGGTGAAGCAGCCTCCGATGCCCTGAAATTCCTGAGCCGGCACTGGGACAGCGAAAAAATAGCCAGTATCGACGCGGATGAGTACTACGACTTCCAGTTCACCAGACCGTCGCTGAAACGGACGGCTTCGGGCGGGCATCGGATCAAGTGGCCGACGACGCGGATCTCCCGTGCCGAGGTGCCGGACAGCAACCTGGACATCATCTTCGTTACCGGCGTCGAACCCTCCTACAAGTGGCGGGCCTACACCGCCGAGCTCATCGCCCTGGCCAAGGAACTGGACGTGGACTGCATTGTCCTGGCCGGTGCCCTGCTCGCCGATGTTCCGCATTCCCGGCCCATCCCGGTGAGCGCTTCCTGCGAGGAACCGGACCTGCAGGAAAGCCTGAGCCTGGAACCTTCCACCTACGAGGGGCCCATCGGCATTGTGGGCGTGGTGTCCGAAATGGCCGGCCTGGCGGACATCCCCTCCATCTCGCTCTGGGCAGCCGTACCGCACTATGTGGGGCAGGCACCCTCGCCCAAGGCGCAGCTGGCGTTGCTCAACCGGATCGAGGAGCTGCTGCAGGCGCCCCTGGACACGCATCTGCTGACCGAAGAGGCGGAAGCCTGGGAACGCGGCGTGGACGAGCTCGCAACCGAGGACCCGGAAGTTGCGGCGTACGTACGCCAGCTGGAAGAGGCCAAGGACACGGCGGAACTCCCCGAAGCCAGCGGCGAATCCATTGCCCGTGAATTCGAGCGGTACCTGAAGCGCCGACGCCGGGACTGA
- a CDS encoding HAD family phosphatase: MPLLSDSSHSHADAALQAVFWDMDGTLVDTEPYWIAAEKELTSDFNVDWTDAQAEGMVGQALAVSAGMLQRAGVPLENREIIDRLIGQVAAQVRREVPWRPGARELLAELQAAGIPCALVTMSEPVLAQEIIRALPAGTFDVVVTGDMVSRGKPDPEPYQLAFDTLAGSVPGLDKAGVVAVEDSLPGATSAQAAGLVTLTVPNFVPLPPGAFEHEWQSLAGRGIDQLRELLPGSVLESAR; encoded by the coding sequence ATGCCCCTCCTTTCCGATTCTTCCCACAGCCACGCCGACGCAGCACTGCAGGCAGTTTTCTGGGATATGGACGGCACGCTCGTGGATACCGAGCCGTATTGGATCGCCGCCGAAAAGGAACTGACCTCGGATTTCAACGTTGATTGGACGGACGCCCAGGCCGAGGGGATGGTCGGCCAGGCCCTGGCGGTCAGCGCCGGCATGCTGCAACGAGCAGGTGTCCCCTTGGAAAACCGCGAAATCATCGACCGGCTGATCGGACAGGTTGCGGCACAGGTCCGCCGCGAGGTGCCCTGGCGCCCTGGCGCCCGCGAGCTGCTGGCCGAGCTGCAGGCCGCGGGTATTCCCTGCGCCCTGGTCACCATGTCCGAGCCGGTGCTCGCGCAGGAAATCATCCGCGCGCTTCCCGCCGGGACGTTCGACGTCGTGGTGACCGGTGACATGGTCAGCCGCGGCAAACCGGATCCCGAGCCGTATCAGCTGGCCTTCGACACGCTCGCGGGCTCCGTTCCGGGCCTGGACAAGGCCGGCGTGGTCGCCGTCGAGGACTCCCTGCCCGGGGCAACGTCCGCACAGGCGGCCGGCCTGGTGACCCTGACGGTCCCGAACTTCGTTCCGTTGCCGCCGGGTGCCTTTGAGCACGAATGGCAGTCCCTGGCCGGCCGCGGAATAGACCAGCTGCGCGAACTGCTTCCCGGTTCCGTCCTGGAGTCCGCTAGGTGA
- a CDS encoding site-2 protease family protein: MSSNGPAGTERREGIPLGSIAGVPVTLAYSWFLIAAFIVAVFGPQVRDAFPSLGAGAFAVALGYAVLLLLSILAHEAAHALTARAYHWPTSKIVLTLWGGHTQFGDLRSTPGRSLLVALAGPAANFLLAAAGFGVLQLLSEGSVAALVTFIFVSANVLIGVFNVLPGLPLDGGRIVESAVWKITGSQERGTVAAGWAGRIISVLLLAAVFVPPYLRGETPSLSLVLLAALLCGFLWMGAGSAISNARVRLRLPQVSAGALMEPAVSLPGGAPVGEALRLAREYPDAAVVLTAATGQPEAVVDRGALASVPHEQAAQVPVSAVARPLAAGAYVPEAAAGQELVQYLAKLQGSEYAVINRDGTVTGLLRQSAVVAAVTGKPAPRR, encoded by the coding sequence GTGAGCAGCAACGGGCCCGCCGGAACGGAACGCCGGGAAGGTATCCCGCTGGGCAGCATTGCCGGAGTACCGGTAACCCTGGCGTATTCGTGGTTCCTCATTGCCGCGTTCATCGTGGCGGTGTTCGGACCGCAGGTGCGGGACGCTTTCCCGAGCCTTGGGGCCGGTGCCTTTGCCGTGGCCCTGGGGTACGCGGTCCTGCTGCTGCTCTCGATCCTGGCGCACGAGGCCGCGCACGCCTTGACCGCCCGCGCCTACCACTGGCCCACCTCCAAGATCGTCCTCACGCTGTGGGGCGGGCACACCCAGTTCGGGGACCTGCGCTCCACCCCGGGACGCTCCCTGCTCGTCGCCCTGGCGGGCCCGGCAGCCAATTTCCTGCTGGCGGCAGCCGGATTCGGGGTCCTGCAGCTCCTTTCCGAAGGCAGCGTGGCTGCGCTGGTCACCTTCATCTTCGTGTCCGCCAATGTGCTGATAGGCGTTTTCAACGTCCTGCCCGGGCTGCCCCTGGACGGCGGACGCATTGTGGAAAGCGCGGTCTGGAAGATCACCGGATCGCAGGAACGCGGCACGGTCGCAGCCGGCTGGGCCGGACGCATCATCTCGGTCCTGCTCCTCGCCGCCGTTTTCGTTCCGCCCTACCTCCGGGGAGAGACGCCCTCACTGAGCCTTGTCCTGCTGGCCGCCCTGCTGTGCGGCTTCCTCTGGATGGGGGCAGGTTCTGCCATCTCCAACGCGCGGGTGCGCCTGCGGCTCCCGCAGGTCAGTGCCGGTGCACTGATGGAACCGGCGGTGTCCCTGCCCGGCGGGGCACCCGTCGGCGAGGCACTCCGGCTGGCCCGCGAGTATCCGGACGCCGCCGTGGTGCTCACTGCCGCAACCGGCCAGCCGGAAGCCGTGGTGGACCGCGGCGCCCTTGCCTCGGTTCCCCACGAACAGGCCGCCCAGGTGCCGGTGAGCGCCGTCGCCCGCCCGCTGGCTGCCGGCGCCTATGTTCCCGAAGCCGCGGCCGGACAGGAACTCGTCCAGTACCTGGCCAAACTGCAGGGCAGCGAATACGCGGTCATTAACCGGGACGGAACGGTTACCGGCCTGCTGCGCCAATCCGCCGTCGTCGCCGCCGTCACCGGCAAGCCCGCCCCGCGGCGCTGA
- a CDS encoding tRNA (adenine-N1)-methyltransferase, with protein sequence MNSDNQAQAAAAAPHGAEIRRGPLRPGERVQLTDEKGRRNTITLTEGGAFHTHRGYLQHDTVIGLPEGSVVSNTAGHQYQILRPLLSDFVLSMPRGAAVVYPKDAAQIVTMADIYPGARVVEAGVGSGALSISLLRAVGDHGTLHSFERREEFAQIARGNVETFFGGPHPAWDITLGDFQDEVVKTEEPGSVDRVVLDMLAPWECTDAVATVLAPGGVWISYVATVTQLSRTAEAIRADGRFTEPDGWESMVRGWHLEGLAVRPDHRMVAHTGFLLTARRLAEGATGLVAKRRASKTNFSEEDLNAWTPAAVGEREVSAHKLRRAAKDASSTVQRGALENAEKFQQETDTP encoded by the coding sequence ATGAACTCCGATAACCAGGCGCAGGCCGCCGCTGCTGCACCCCACGGTGCCGAGATCCGCAGGGGACCGCTCCGCCCCGGGGAACGGGTCCAGCTCACCGATGAGAAGGGCCGCCGCAACACCATCACCCTCACCGAGGGCGGCGCCTTCCACACGCACCGCGGTTACCTGCAGCACGACACCGTCATCGGACTGCCCGAAGGGTCCGTGGTGTCCAACACCGCCGGACACCAGTACCAGATCCTGCGTCCGCTGCTCTCGGACTTCGTCCTGTCCATGCCGCGCGGTGCCGCCGTCGTCTATCCCAAGGACGCCGCCCAGATTGTCACCATGGCGGACATCTACCCCGGCGCCCGCGTGGTGGAAGCCGGCGTCGGCTCCGGCGCCCTGAGCATCTCGCTGCTGCGTGCAGTCGGTGACCACGGCACCCTGCACTCCTTTGAACGGCGCGAGGAATTCGCGCAGATCGCCCGCGGAAACGTGGAAACCTTCTTCGGCGGACCGCATCCGGCCTGGGACATCACCCTCGGGGATTTCCAGGACGAAGTCGTGAAAACCGAAGAACCCGGCAGCGTGGACCGCGTGGTCCTGGACATGCTCGCTCCCTGGGAATGCACCGACGCCGTAGCCACCGTACTCGCCCCGGGCGGCGTGTGGATCTCCTACGTGGCCACCGTCACCCAGCTCTCCCGCACCGCGGAAGCCATCCGGGCAGACGGCCGCTTCACCGAGCCGGACGGCTGGGAATCCATGGTCCGCGGGTGGCACCTCGAGGGCCTGGCCGTACGCCCGGACCACCGCATGGTGGCCCACACCGGCTTCCTGCTCACCGCGCGCCGGCTCGCAGAGGGTGCCACCGGGCTCGTGGCCAAGCGCCGCGCTTCGAAAACCAACTTCAGCGAAGAGGACCTCAACGCCTGGACCCCCGCGGCCGTGGGGGAGCGGGAAGTTTCCGCCCATAAGCTGCGCCGTGCGGCCAAGGATGCCAGCTCCACCGTGCAGCGCGGAGCCCTCGAAAACGCCGAAAAGTTCCAGCAGGAGACCGACACCCCATAA